The following proteins are encoded in a genomic region of Rhodoferax aquaticus:
- a CDS encoding efflux RND transporter periplasmic adaptor subunit has translation MVSKVLYPAVAVVGLVLASAGAWWYQSKPQGPQEVLANPSAATASPAAGKPATPRAAGVEITKVEQASLQDDAQSVGSLRSRQSVMMRPEVAGRVKELGFTDGARVRKGQLLVQLDDTLQRADLRQAQAQVSIAQANYKRNQELVAQNFIAQRVLEESAANLQVAQAQVSLSEARLARMAVLAPFDGTVGLRSVNVGDYVKDGADLINLEDLSSMLVDFRLPERYQRKLKLQQTVELGLEAYPGRVFKAHIEAIDPLLDTNGRSVSVRAMLPNTMGEAVATKDSGKDGKKDAKAPTPGAKLEPVVRSKANEGGSTGVAKGAQKKAGKPGEGPPLGPLRPGMFAKVTAIFGVNEAALLVPEEAIVPQGGKQFVVRVVPPSEVPAATNLPPDTQWVSLRQEVKLGVRRQGKVEVQDGLATGQTIVVAGQQRLQKDGTPLRIVELGRGAPGSKPPEAAGAANPSGAVVAPAAAPGVAAPALAAPAPASR, from the coding sequence ATGGTTTCTAAAGTTTTGTATCCCGCGGTGGCAGTGGTCGGATTGGTTTTGGCGTCTGCGGGCGCATGGTGGTACCAAAGCAAGCCACAGGGTCCACAAGAAGTGTTGGCGAATCCATCTGCGGCAACCGCATCCCCGGCAGCCGGCAAACCTGCAACTCCGCGTGCCGCGGGCGTAGAAATCACCAAAGTTGAGCAAGCATCTCTGCAGGACGATGCCCAGTCTGTCGGTAGTTTGCGGTCGCGCCAAAGTGTCATGATGCGGCCTGAAGTCGCAGGCCGCGTCAAGGAGCTTGGGTTTACCGATGGAGCTAGGGTCCGCAAGGGGCAGCTCTTGGTGCAGTTAGATGACACGTTACAGCGGGCTGATCTGCGGCAGGCACAAGCCCAAGTGTCCATTGCCCAAGCGAACTACAAACGCAACCAAGAGCTCGTGGCACAAAACTTTATTGCCCAGAGGGTGCTGGAAGAAAGCGCAGCCAACTTGCAGGTAGCACAAGCACAAGTGTCTCTGTCAGAAGCCCGCTTGGCCCGTATGGCGGTCTTGGCACCCTTTGATGGCACGGTGGGCCTCAGGTCCGTCAATGTGGGTGACTATGTAAAAGACGGTGCTGACCTGATTAACCTTGAAGACCTGAGCAGCATGCTGGTTGACTTTAGGCTTCCAGAGCGTTACCAGCGGAAACTCAAACTGCAGCAAACGGTGGAGCTGGGCTTGGAAGCTTACCCAGGGCGCGTCTTTAAGGCACATATTGAAGCCATTGACCCGCTGCTAGATACCAACGGCCGTTCCGTGAGTGTGCGCGCAATGTTGCCCAACACCATGGGCGAAGCCGTAGCTACCAAAGATTCCGGCAAAGATGGCAAAAAAGACGCGAAAGCCCCAACACCCGGAGCCAAGTTGGAGCCAGTCGTCCGCTCTAAAGCCAACGAGGGTGGCTCAACTGGCGTTGCTAAGGGTGCCCAGAAAAAGGCTGGTAAGCCCGGTGAAGGTCCGCCACTCGGGCCCCTACGTCCCGGTATGTTTGCCAAAGTAACAGCGATTTTTGGTGTGAATGAGGCAGCTTTACTTGTACCCGAAGAAGCCATTGTCCCCCAGGGTGGTAAGCAGTTTGTAGTGCGTGTAGTACCACCTTCCGAGGTGCCCGCAGCAACAAATCTCCCGCCCGACACACAGTGGGTTTCTTTGCGCCAAGAAGTCAAGCTTGGTGTACGTCGCCAAGGCAAAGTGGAAGTGCAAGACGGACTCGCCACTGGACAAACGATTGTTGTGGCAGGGCAGCAAAGGCTTCAAAAGGACGGTACCCCGTTACGCATTGTTGAATTGGGGCGAGGTGCTCCCGGTTCCAAGCCTCCAGAGGCTGCCGGTGCAGCCAACCCTTCGGGTGCTGTCGTGGCACCTGCAGCTGCACCCGGGGTGGCCGCACCTGCATTGGCGGCGCCTGCGCCAGCTAGCCGTTAA
- the rnhA gene encoding ribonuclease HI has translation MNQVTIYTDGACKGNPGPGGWGVLMQSSDGSKKEIFGGEKETTNNRMEMMAVIQALTALKRPCTVVLHLDSQYVLKGITEWLAGWKAKGWKTASKQDVKNVDLWKRLDLLVTQAGHVIDWRWVKGHAGDPGNERADALANSGVEQVQRTK, from the coding sequence TTGAATCAGGTGACCATCTATACCGATGGTGCGTGCAAAGGCAACCCAGGACCTGGTGGGTGGGGTGTGCTCATGCAGTCATCCGATGGAAGTAAAAAAGAAATTTTCGGTGGAGAAAAGGAAACGACCAATAACCGCATGGAAATGATGGCCGTTATTCAAGCGCTTACTGCTTTGAAACGACCATGCACAGTGGTTCTGCATTTAGACAGTCAGTATGTCCTGAAAGGTATCACCGAGTGGTTGGCCGGGTGGAAAGCCAAGGGATGGAAGACTGCCAGCAAACAAGACGTCAAAAACGTGGATTTGTGGAAGCGGTTGGACCTATTGGTGACCCAAGCCGGTCATGTGATCGACTGGCGCTGGGTAAAGGGGCACGCAGGGGATCCCGGCAACGAAAGGGCTGATGCGCTGGCGAACTCGGGGGTAGAACAGGTTCAGCGGACCAAGTAG
- a CDS encoding class I SAM-dependent methyltransferase translates to MSDQIISLQDWFQTPPGRYLLEWEQDCIDRAVVDIFGYHALQLGAPLVDGLRANRMPHRWLGVDHSGAPALNRTLVTDYRALPFPANSVDLIVLPHTLEYSLDPHATLREVERVLVPEGRVVICGLNPASLWGLRQKRSHIYQRLGYGQLFLPAEGEFIGYWRMRDWLRLLGFEVEHGHFGLYRPSVAGTVWLERFAWMDRLGPKWWPIFGAAYFLVAIKRVRGMRLLGPAWKKTPARAGQSVSVVGRSPSRSRFEE, encoded by the coding sequence ATGAGCGATCAAATTATAAGTTTGCAAGATTGGTTTCAAACCCCGCCAGGTCGCTACCTGTTGGAGTGGGAGCAAGATTGCATTGATCGTGCAGTTGTGGATATCTTTGGTTACCACGCCTTGCAACTTGGTGCGCCTCTTGTTGACGGTTTGCGTGCAAACCGCATGCCCCACCGCTGGCTTGGGGTGGACCATTCCGGCGCTCCTGCTTTGAATCGAACGCTAGTTACGGACTATAGGGCCTTGCCATTTCCGGCCAATAGTGTGGACTTGATCGTCTTGCCCCACACTTTGGAATACTCCCTAGATCCTCACGCCACCCTGAGAGAAGTCGAACGTGTGTTGGTGCCTGAGGGGCGCGTTGTGATCTGCGGTTTAAACCCAGCCAGCCTTTGGGGATTGCGACAAAAGCGAAGCCATATTTACCAGCGCTTGGGCTATGGGCAGTTGTTCTTGCCCGCAGAGGGTGAGTTTATCGGGTACTGGCGGATGCGCGACTGGTTGCGCCTATTGGGGTTTGAGGTAGAGCATGGTCATTTTGGTCTCTATAGGCCTTCCGTCGCTGGCACGGTTTGGCTAGAGCGGTTTGCCTGGATGGACAGACTGGGGCCCAAATGGTGGCCTATTTTTGGAGCCGCTTACTTTTTGGTTGCCATCAAACGGGTTCGCGGTATGCGATTGCTCGGGCCAGCCTGGAAGAAAACGCCTGCGCGAGCTGGGCAATCTGTATCTGTTGTAGGGCGTAGCCCGAGCCGTAGTCGTTTTGAGGAGTAG
- the gloB gene encoding hydroxyacylglutathione hydrolase, whose amino-acid sequence MKLIPLPAFDDNYIWMLHDGQGALVVDPGDAQPVLEALAHHALQLAGILVTHHHADHTGGVNTLRDATGAQVFGPAHERMPEPLRRLSADDRVELLGCAFKVLDVPGHTAGHIAYYSEDVNGHPLVFCGDTLFSGGCGRLFEGTAQQLNASLTQLAALPDDTVVCCTHEYTLSNLKFALEVEPQNISLQQYQHHCKELRAQGLPTLPSTIALEKCINPFLRCDRAVIQASAHRFDAAAVQRDGVFATLRQWKNQYQ is encoded by the coding sequence ATGAAGTTAATACCACTGCCCGCATTTGACGACAATTACATCTGGATGTTGCACGATGGCCAAGGTGCGCTCGTCGTGGACCCTGGGGACGCGCAGCCCGTTCTTGAGGCCTTGGCGCACCATGCGCTGCAACTTGCGGGCATTTTAGTCACCCACCATCACGCAGACCATACGGGTGGGGTGAATACCCTTCGAGACGCAACGGGCGCTCAGGTATTCGGTCCAGCCCATGAACGCATGCCCGAGCCCTTACGACGGCTCAGCGCCGACGACCGGGTCGAATTGCTCGGCTGCGCCTTCAAGGTGCTAGACGTACCCGGGCACACCGCTGGGCATATCGCCTACTACAGTGAAGACGTCAACGGTCATCCTCTTGTTTTTTGCGGGGACACCTTGTTTAGCGGGGGCTGCGGGCGACTTTTCGAGGGTACCGCCCAGCAACTCAATGCTTCATTGACGCAACTCGCGGCACTACCTGACGACACCGTTGTCTGTTGTACCCACGAGTACACATTGAGCAACCTGAAGTTCGCGCTTGAGGTTGAACCCCAGAACATTAGCCTCCAGCAGTACCAACATCACTGCAAAGAACTCCGTGCCCAAGGATTGCCTACCTTACCCTCCACGATAGCCCTTGAGAAGTGCATCAATCCTTTTTTGCGCTGTGACCGCGCAGTGATTCAAGCATCCGCCCATCGGTTTGATGCGGCGGCTGTGCAGCGTGATGGCGTCTTTGCCACGCTGCGACAATGGAAAAACCAATACCAATGA